From Oreochromis niloticus isolate F11D_XX linkage group LG14, O_niloticus_UMD_NMBU, whole genome shotgun sequence, one genomic window encodes:
- the LOC109204963 gene encoding olfactory receptor 867-like — MSSQNASVNVTHFIIGGFDTLSRPIAVGVVILITYFLAVLANMINIMFIISDKRLHKPMYLMICNLAVVDIVYTSSCSPTMIGVLLAGVNTISYVECLIQMCVFNLGTSMESFVLAIMALDRFIAIIYPFQYHSYLTNTRVLVLTFIVWFIAWCFVCYMPAAVVPLPHCSSRLKYSFCDFAAVLRTTCVNPEKYFNEVSIAAFFIFFFTFVFICLSYCGILLFVKLSSNNEKKKMGSTLVSHLICVIVHYCPAFVRIIFTRFGVVLTLEERQGLVIGAVLGPCLVNPFVYCLRTKEIKQKLFKIFKTFHTYD, encoded by the coding sequence ATGTCTTCACAGAATGCTTCAGTCAATGTAACACACTTTATTATCGGTGGTTTTGACACACTCAGTAGACCTATTGCTGTTGGTGTGGTTATACTAATAACATATTTTCTTGCTGTTCTTGCCAATATGATAAATATCATGTTTATTATTTCTGACAAGAGATTACATAAACCAATGTATCTTATGATTTGCAACCTTGCTGTTGTTGATATAGTGTACACCTCCAGTTGCAGTCCAACAATGATTGGGGTTCTACTCGCAGGTGTTAATACTATATCCTATGTGGAGTGTTTAattcaaatgtgtgttttcaattTGGGAACATCGATGGAGTCATTTGTTTTAGCAATTATGGCATTGGATAGATTCATTGCAATAATTTATCCTTTCCAGTATCACAGTTATTTAACAAACACACGTGTTCTTGTTCTTACATTTATCGTGTGGTTCATTGcctggtgttttgtttgttatatgCCTGCAGCAGTTGTCCCCCTCCCACACTGCAGTTCAAGGCTGAAATACAGCTTCTGTGACTTTGCTGCTGTGTTAAGAACAACCTGTGTTAACCCAGAGAAATATTTCAATGAAGTTTCCATtgcagcattttttattttctttttcacttttgttttcatttgtctttCATATTGTGGAATCTTACTTTTTGTCAAATTATCttcaaataatgaaaaaaagaaaatggggaGCACTCTTGTGAGTCACTTAATTTGTGTAATTGTTCATTACTGTCCTGCATTTGTTCGCATTATCTTCACCAGGTTTGGCGTGGTATTAACTCTTGAGGAACGCCAAGGTTTAGTAATTGGTGCAGTCCTCGGTCCATGTCTTGTAAATCCTTTTGTGTACTGTCTTagaacaaaagaaattaaacaaaagCTCTTTAAGATTTTCAAAACGTTTCACACATATGACTAA